The DNA region GCGTGGAAACCGTAGTCGATCAGACGTTTGGCAATGTCCAGTTCACTAATGCCAGTCTCTTCTTTCAGTGGGCGAATATCGAGAATACACTCATGCGCCACGCGGCCATCGCGACCGGTATACAACACCGGGAACGCGTCTTTCAGCCGACTGGCGATGTAGTTGGCATTCAGAATCGCTACCTGGCTTGCTTGCTTCAACCCTTCCGCGCCCATCATGCGGATATACATCCAACTGATCGGCAGAATCGATGCGCTGCCGAACGGTGCGGCAGAGACCGCGCCCTGACGGGTCAGCATCCCTTCAATCTGCACCACGCTGTGTCCCGGTACAAACGGTGCCAGGTGCGATTTCACACCAATGGGTCCCATACCCGGACCGCCGCCGCCGTGCGGAATGCAGAAGGTTTTATGCAGGTTAAGGTGTGAAACGTCAGCACCGATAAAGCCCGGAGAGGTGATGCCCACCTGAGCGTTCATATTTGCGCCGTCGAGATAAACCTGACCACCGAACTGATGGACTATCTCGCACACTTCGCGGATCGTCTCTTCGTAAACACCGTGGGTGGACGGATAGGTCACCATGATGCAGGAGAGGTTTTCGCCCGCCTGACCGGCTTTGTCACGCAGATCGCCGAGATCGATGTTGCCATTCTTATCACAGGCCACGACCACCACCTGCATACCCGCCATCTGTGCAGAAGCCGGGTTCGTCCCGTGTGCAGAGGCCGGGATCAGGCAGATATCGCGATGCCCTTCGTTGCGGCTTTCGTGGTAATGACGAATCGCCAGCAGTCCGGCGTATTCACCCTGCGCACCGGAGTTTGGCTGCATACAGACGGCATCATAACCAGTCAGTTTAACCAGCCAGTCAGAAAGCTGACCGATCATCTGATGGTAGCCTTCCGCCTGTTCTGGCGGGCAGAACGGATGCAATTCAGCAAATTCCGGCCAAGTGATCGGGATCATTTCCGCTGCCGCGTTCAGCTTCATGGTGCAGGAGCCCAGCGGGATCATCGCCTGATTCAGCGCCAGATCTTTACGCTCAAGCCCGTGCATGTAGCGCATCATTTCGGTTTCGCTGTGGTAGCGATTGAACACCGGGTGGCTCAGGATGGCGTCATCGCGCAGCATACTTTCCTGAATCGAACGACTGTCGTGCGCTACCTCTTTATCCAGCGTGTCGACGTTCAGACCATGGCTATCGCCCAGCAGAACAGTGAACAACTGCACAATATTTTCACGGGTGGTGGTTTCGTCGAGCGTAATGCCTACCGCGCTATGGATATCACTACGCAGGTTGATTTCTGCCGCTTGCGCACGCGCCAATACCGCCGCTTTGTCCGCCACCTCCACGCACAAGGTGTCGAAGTAATGAGCGTGACGCAGTTTCAGCCCTTTCTGTTGCAGGCCGGCCGCCAGAATGTCGGTCAGACGGTGAATACGATTCGCGATGCGTTTCAGGCCAACCGGGCCATGATAAACGGCATACAGACTGGCGATGTTCGCCAGCAGCACCTGAGAGGTACAAATGTTGGAGTTCGCTTTCTCGCGGCGAATATGCTGCTCACGAGTCTGCATCGCCATGCGCAGCGCGGTATTGCCTGCCGCATCTTTCGATACGCCGATAATACGGCCCGGCATGGAGCGTTTAAATTCATCTTTCGCGGCAAAGAATGCCGCGTGTGGGCCGCCGTAGCCCATCGGTACGCCAAAGCGTTGCGCAGAGCCGAAAACAATGTCCGCACCCTGTTTGCCCGGCGCGGTCAGCAGCACCAGGGCCATAAAGTCGGCAGCAACGCTGACAATCACTTTGCGTGACTTCAGTTCGCTAATCAACGCGCTGTAGTCGTGGACTTCACCGGTGGTTCCCACCTGCTGTAACAGCACGCCGAACACATCCTGGTGATCCAGCACTTTCGCCGCATCATCCACAATCACGTCAAAACCAAAGGTTTCTGCACGCGTACGCACAACATCCAGCGTTTGCGGATGCACATCCGCGGCAACGAAGAAACGGTTCGCGTTTTTCAGTTTGCTGACGCGCTTCGCCATCGCCATCGCTTCAGCCGCCGCGGTGGCTTCATCGAGCAGCGAAGCAGAAGCCATGTCCAGACCGGTCAGATCCAGCGTCACCTGCTGGAAGTTCAACAGCGCTTCCAGACGACCCTGAGACACTTCCGGCTGATAAGGCGTATAGGCCGTGTACCAACCTGGGTTTTCCAGCATGTTGCGCAGGATAACGGGCGGCAGCTGCACGGCGGTGTAACCCATGCCAATGTATGACGTGAAGCGCTTGTTACGCCCGGCGATGGCCTTTAATTCTGCCAGCGCAGCATATTCGGTCGCCGCCTCGCCGACCTGCGGTGGGGTCGCGAGCTGAATATCTTTCGGCACAATCTGGCCGATCAACGCATTTAACGACCCGGCGCCAACCGCATTCAGCATCTCTTGCTGCTGCGCGGCGTCCGGTCCGATGTGGCGTTCAATGAAAGCGCCGCTGTTTTCAAGCTGGCTTAACGTCTGTGTCATGGGCGATGGTTCCTGAAACGTGCAGTGAATCGTGATTGTCTGACTGGTTTGCCCGGTGGCGCTCTCGCTTACCGGGCTCATCGACTATGGTCGATACGCAAAATCATTCGCGTTGCAGGAAGGCGGCGACACAGCGAATCCCCAGGAGCTTACATCAGTAAGTGACTGGGGTGAGCGAGGAAGCCAACACACCTGCAGCGTGAAGGATGACGCGTATTTATTCGTCTTCGAGCAGAGCTTCGTACGCTGTCGCATCCAGCAGCGAGTCCAGTTCACTCTCATCGCTGGCTTTGATTTTGAAGATCCAGCCACCGGCATACGGCTCGCTGTTCACCAGTTCCGGGGAGTCGCTCAGCGCGTCGTTAACGGCCACGATCTCGCCGCTGACCGGCGCATAAATGTCAGAAGCGGCTTTGACCGATTCGGCAACCGCGCAGTCGTCGCCCGCGCTAACGGTCGCGCCGACGTCTGGCAGGTCAACAAAAACCATGTCGCCCAACAGTTCCTGAGCGTGTTCGGTGATGCCAACGGTGTAAGAGCCGTCAGCTTCTTTGCGCAGCCATTCGTGTTCTTTGCTGTATTTCAGTTCTGCTGGTACGTTGCTCATCAATCAATCTCCAGAAAAGGATGAATCACGCGACGGCTTTGCCGTTACGCACAAAAACAGGTTTAGTCACTTTTACCGGCATTTCGCGGTTGCGAATCTGCACAATTGCCGTTTCGCCAATGCCTGCTGGCACGCGCGCCAGCGCAATGCTGTAGCCCAGCGTCGGTGAGAAGGTACCGCTGGTAATAACGCCTTCCAGTTGATTACCCTGGGCATCAGTGAAACGTACCGGCAGTTCGTTACGCAGAACGCCTTTTTCAGTCATCACCAGACCAACCAGTTGTTCGTGGCCTTTTTCACGCTGGACTTCCAGCGCCTCACGACCGATAAAGTCGCGATCGGTCGGTTCCCAGGCGATGGTCCAGCCCATATTGGCCGCCAACGGGGTGATCCCCTCATCCATCTCCTGACCATACAGATTCATACCGGCTTCCAGGCGCAGCGTATCGCGCGCGCCCAGACCACACGGTTTCACGCCCGCTTCCACCAGCGCACGCCAGAAATCCGCCGCCTTTTCATTCGGCATCGCAATTTCATAGCCCGCTTCACCGGTGTAACCGGTCGTGGCAATAAACAGGTCACCCGTTTGCACGCCGAAGAACGGTTTCATGCCTTCGACGGCTTTGCGCTGTTCGTCAGTAAACAGGGATGCCGCCTTCGCCTGCGCGTTTGGCCCCTGCACGGCAATCAGCGACAGGTCATCACGTACGGTAATGTCGATGGCATAAGGTTCTGCGTGTTGGGTAATCCAGGAGAGGTCTTTTTCGCGGGTGGCGGAGTTGACAACGAGGCGGAAGAAGTCTTCGGTAAAGTAATAGACAATCAGGTCATCTATCACGCCGCCTGAGGCGTTGAGCATACCGGAATAAAGGGCTTTGCCGGTTTTCGTTAACTTTGCCACGTCGTTCGCCAGCAGATAACGCAAGAACTCCCGGGTGCGACTGCCGCGCAGATCGACGATGGTCATGTGTGACACATCAAACATCCCGGCATCGGTGCGGACCGCATGGTGCTCATCGAGCTGAGAACCATAATGCAGCGGCATCATCCAGCCGTGGAAATCGACCATGCGAGCACCGCATAGCGTGTGTTGTTCGTACAAAGGAGTCTGTTGAGCCATCTTGTCCTCATTGAATAAGCGGGGCTAACTACCCTTTCGCGGCGAAAATTGTCGCCACGAAATCCGGCATCGACGCCACTGCTGGGCCCCGACGCAAACGTTCTCTTTGCCCCTGAACTTACCACCGAAACCCACGCTAAACCATAAAACAAAATTAACCATCACATTAGCTTATGGCCAAAAATCACCAAAATACCGTCAGCATAAAAAACCACAGTTAACGTAAATCACGCAGACAGAAAACTATCATTAATCTATTACAGGCAAAGATAACCACATTAAACGCTAAAAAAATGTCAAAACTGGCGTTATGAGAAAATCACGACATTAGAAAATATAATGCGAAAAGAACAGTGAAATTAGTTTATTTCAAATGAGGGAATCCCCCCGGCGAACACGCCGGGAGAAGGAAATGTGACGGGTTTCAAATTCTTTAAAAGAGGTGAATGCTTAACGAAGCCACTCAGGCAAATCGTTGAGTCCCATTGCCTGACGGAGAAGTTGCGGTTTAACACCCGGAAGGGTATCAGCCAGTTTCAGCCCCATATCACGCAGCAGTTTTTTCGCCGGATGCGTCCCCGCAAACAGCTCGCGGAACCCCTGCATACCTGCCAGCATCATCGCCGCGCTGTGCTTACGGCTGCGCTCATAGCGACGCAAATAGAGGTACTGACCAATGTCTTTACCCTGACGATGCAGACGTTTGAGTTCATCCACCAGTTCCGCTGCATCCATAAACCCGAGGTTCACGCCCTGTCCGGCCAGCGGATGGATGGTATGCGCAGCGTCACCCACCAGCGCCAGCCGATGCGCGGCGAACTGACGCGCATAGCGTCCCGTCAGCGGAAACACCTGGCGTTCGCTCTCCACGCGACACAGCCCCAGACGATTATCAAACGCCATGTTCAGCGCCTGATTAAACTGTTCATCGCTTGCCTGCTGCATCCGCTCAGCTTCTTGTGGCGCAAGCGACCAGACGATGGAGCACAAATGCGGATCGCTAAGCGGCAGGAACGCCAGAATGCCTTCGCCATGAAACGCCTGACGGGCAACGGCACCGTGGGCTTCTTCGGTACGAATGGTCGCGACCAGCGCATGATGGCGATAATCCCAGAAGGTCAATGGAATGTCCGCTTTATTGCGTAGCCACGAGTTTGCCCCATCAGCGCCAATCACCAGACGCGCCGTGAGCATTGCGCCATCCTTCAGCGTCAGGAAGGCTTCATTTTCGCCCCACGCCACCTGCAGTAATTCGGCAGGCGCCATCAGCGTGATATCGGAGGATTGCTGCGCTTTTTGCCACAGCGCGTAATGGATAACCGCGTTCTCCACGATATGGCCCAGATGGCTGTAGCCCATGCTTTGGTCATCAAATTCGATACGACCAAAGCTGTCTTTATCCCACACTTCCATCCCGTGATAGCAACTGGCGCGACGAGCCACAATGTCTGACCAGACGCCCAGTCGGGTAAGCAGTTTTTCACTGGCGGCATTGATCGCCGACACGCGAAGCGCGGGATCGGCATCCGCCGCCAGCGGTTGCGGTTCGCGCTGTTCGAGCACGGCGACACGTAAACCGCTGCCCTGCAGTCCACACGCGACAGCCAGGCCAACCATGCCTCCGCCCACGATTGCTACATCAACACTTTGCACTGTTTACTCCTGGAAATCGGAAACCGCCATCGGGCGTCATGTTCGTATAAATACCGGATGGCGCTTCGCCTGTCCGGTCTGGAGATGATGTTTACCGCGCCACCCAGCCTAACGTTCGCTGCGCAAACGCGTCGCGGGCGGGAGGGCATAATTCCATGGTCATCAGCCCCACGTTGCGCCCGACAACCAGCGGTGCCCAACGGTTGGCAAACAGATGGACCAGACTGTCCGTCACGCTGACCGTGGCCTGGCGATCCCCCTGACGACGATGTTGATAGTGCGCGAGTACGGCATAGTCGCCGATGTCCTTGCCCGTCGCCTGCGCGGTTGTAAGCGTTTCGGCGAGGCTCATGACATCACGCAGTCCAAGGTTGAACCCCTGCCCTGCAATCGGGTGCAGCGTCTGCGCGGCGTTGCCCACCAGCACGGTGCGGTGCGTAAATGCCTTTGCCGCCGTGGTGAGGGAAAGTGGATACGCGCTCCGTTTGCCCGCGTGCGTGATTTTCCCCAACCGCCAGCCGAATGCGGTCTGGAGTTCACGGCAGAAGCGTTCGTCTGACCACCCCAGAATCTCCTCACGTTGATCCAGCGGATGACACCACACCAGCGAACAGCGCCCTTCAGACATCGGCAACATCGCCAACGGTCCATGCGCCGTAAACCGTTCAAACGCACGGCCGTTATGGGCAACCGCAGTTGAGACGTTCGCGATCACCGCCAGTTGCTCATAAGGCTCCTGCTGCCAGTCAACGCCGCAGGCGGTTGCCAGCGCAGAACGCGTCCCATCTGCCGCCACCAGAACGCGTCCGGCGATCGTTTCGCCCGTTTCCAGCGTGACGTTCACCTGTTCCTGGGTACGCGACACGCTGGCAACCCGGTCCGGGCAGTGCAGCGTGACGCCGGGCGCTTTACGCAGCAGGGCAAACAAGCGCAGCCCCACGTCGTGCAGTTCAACCACCTGTCCCAGCGCTGGGATGCGATAATCATCCGCGTCGAGCGTCACAAACCCGGCATGGCCCCGATCGCTGACATGAACCGTATGGATCGCGGTGGCACAATCGGCAATCGCCTGCCATACGCCAATTCGCGCCAGTTGTTGGCAAGTGCCCGCCGCAAGCGCAATCGCCCGGGCATCAAACCCGGGATGACTGTCCGCTTCAGGGGCGGTCGCTTCTATCAGATGAACCGGCAGTGTCCCCTGACTTAACCGGGAAATAGCCAGCGCCAGCGTCGCGCCCACCATGCCACCGCCAACAATGATCACGCTCATTACGTTCTCGCCGCCGCCATTAACGCTTCAATCTCATCCGCCTTTTTGACGACGCCGGCGGTCAGATTTTCGTTGCCGTTTTCCGTAATCAGGATGTCATCCTCAATGCGGATCCCGATCCCCCGATACGCTTGCGGTACATCAGCATCGGGTGCGATGTACAGTCCCGGCTCAACGGTAATCACCATTCCCGGCTTCAGAATGCGGGAACGATCCTGCTCATATTCACCGACATCATGGACATCCAGCCCCAGCCAGTGGCTCAGACCGTGCATGAAAAACGGTCGATGCGCGTTATCGGCGATCAGTTGATCCACTTCGCCCTGCAAAATACCCAGCTTCACCAGCCCGGTAATCATAATACGCACGACTTCACCGGTGACCTCCTGAATCGACGTACCCGGACGGTACAGACGCAGGCTGGTTTCCAGCGATTCCAGCACGATGTCGTAGATCTCACGCTGCGCCGGGGTAAACTTGCCATTCACCGGGAAGGTGCGCGTGATATCGCCCGCATAACCTTTGTATTCACAGCCTGCATCAATCAGCACCAGGGAGCCGTCACGGAGTTCACTTTCGTTTTCGGTGTAATGCAGAATGCAGCCGTTTTCACCGCTGCCCACAATGGTGTTGTAGGACGGATAACGCGCGCCGTGACGAGTAAACTCGTGATGAATTTCGCCTTCCAGATGATACTCAAACATCCCCGGACGGCATTTTTCCATCGCCCGGGTATGCGCCAGTGCCGTAATTTCTCCGGCACGACGCATCACTGCAATCTCTTCTGGCGACTTAAACAGGCGCATTTCATGCACCATCGGCCGCCAGTCGATCAGGGTTGACGGCGATTTCAGGTTCTGGCGCGAACCTTTGCGCAGTTTCTCCAGCGCGGTGAAGACGACCTCATCCGCATACGCATATTCGCCCTGCGCGTGGTAGACCACGTCCAGACCGTTAAGCAACTGAAAAAGCTGTTGATTGATTTCGCTGAAGGCCAGCGCACGATCCACCGCCAGTTTTTCCGGCGCGGCATCTTGTCCCAGACGACGACCAAACCAGATTTCCGCAGTCAGATCGCGAACGCGGTTGAACAACACGCTGTGGTTATGGGTATCGTCGCTTTTAATCAGTACCAGAACGGCTTCCGGTTCGTTAAAACCTGTGAAATACCAAAAATCGCTGCTCTGGCGATACGGGTATTCACTGTCCGCGCTGCGCGTAACTTCCGGCGCGGCAAAAATCAGCGCGGCGCTGCCTGGCTGCATTTGCGCAAGCAGCGCCTGGCGACGACGTTGGTATTCCTGCGGTGTCATGGCGTGGCCTCCATTATCGTTTTACTTTTTAGTGTAGGGTTGGTTTACGCACTTCCGGTGCGGTCGGCGACTGACGGGTAAAAGTGTCGTGACACAGCAGCGCGGCGACACGCACATACTCGATGATCTCTTCGAGCGACATCTCCAGCTCTTCCTGATCTTCATCTTCGTCATAGCCGAGCTGTGCGATATTGCGCAAATCGTCAATGGCTTCACCCGTCTCGCCAGCCACTTTATCGAGCTTCGGCTGCGTAACGCCAAGACCAAGCAGGAAGTGGTTAACCCATCCCGCCAGCGCATCTGCGCGATCGAAGACACTTACGTCATCACCTTCAGGCAGATAAAGCTGAAAAAGGAAACCGTCATCTTCCAGCGCGTCGCTGGTCGCGGAGTGCATTTTACGCAGCGCCTGAGCCAGTTCATGACCGAAGGCCAGCCCTTCATTCGTCAGGTCGTGAAGCAGCGGCTGCCAGGAGCTGTCGTTATTGCCACCGCAAATCATCCCACTGATCAAACCGTGCATTTCCGCCGGGGTCAGTCCGGCCCCTTGTTGGTTCAAATACTGGTTCATTTCACTGTAACCAGGCATTTCGTTCTGTATAGACATAAGCATTCGTCATCAAAGGGAGGATATTCATGGTATGCTACCACTTTGGACCCTGGTGAACCAGAATAGGGCTTGTATCTTCACATCAGGGTAGCTATAGTGTCGCCCCTTCGCAGACTCAGGGTCTGGAAACGAAGGCAGCGCAGTCAATCAGCAGGAAGGTGGCATGTCTGCACAACCCGTCGATATCCAAATTTTTGGCCGTTCACTGCGAGTGAATTGCCCGCCTGAACAACGGGATGCGTTGAATCAGGCTGCGGACGATCTGAATCAGCGGTTGCAAGATCTGAAAGTTCGCACTAGAGTCACAAATACTGAGCAGCTGGTATTCATTGCCGCACTGAATATTAGCTATGAACTGACTCAGGAAAAAGCGAAGACCCGCGACTACGCGGCGAGCATGGAACAACGTATTCGGATGCTCCAACAGACCATTGAACAGGCACTGCTTGATCAGGGTCGCATAACCGAAAAAACGAACCAAAACTTTGAATAACACTTTTCGGTTTACTATGGTAGAGTGACCGTGAAGACAAAATTTCTCTGAGATGTTTGCAAGCGGGCCAGTCCCCTGAGCCGATATTTCATACCACAAGAATGTGGCGATCCATGGTCGGTGAGCACGCTCGGTTCGTCCGAGAAGCCTTAAGACTGTGACGACGCATTCACCTTGAACCAAGGGTTCAAGGGTTACAGCCTGCGGCGGCATCTCGGAGATTCTCCTTCTACCTGGCAACAGCCATGACGTTACTTTCTGAACTCCCTTTATCACGACAAGAAATTCGCCAGATGATTCGGCAACGCCGTCGTGCGCTTACACTCTCGCAACAAATCGCCTTCGGTCAACAGGCCGCGTCACGCATGCTTGCGTATCCACCCGTCGTGATGGCACAGACGGTTGCCGTCTTTCTGTCATTTGATGGCGAACTCGATACCCAGCCGCTAATCGAACAACTCTGGCGGGCGGGAAAGCGCGTCTATCTCCCGGTTCTACACCCGTTCAGCCCCGGTAATTTGCTATTTCTGCACTACCACCCGCGCAGTGAACTGGTCACTAATCGGTTAAAGATTCAGGAGCCTAAACTGGATGTTCGTGATGTCCTGCCGCTTTCGCAACTGGATGTACTGGTTACGCCTTTAGTGGCGTTTGATGAGCAGGGTCAGCGTTTAGGTATGGGCGGCGGATTCTACGATCGCACCTTACAAAACTGGCAACAGCATGGGTTGATACCCGTGGGGTACGCCCACGACTGTCAGCGCGTGGAGAAACTGCCGGTAGAAGAGTGGGATGTTCCCTTACCGGCCGTTGTGACGCCGTCAAAAGTGTGGGCGTGCCAGGCGCTTCTTTGTTGATTGACACCGCTGTTTTTTTGACCTAAATTCCTCGGTAAAGGGTGAGGGAGGCGAACCTCCCTCCTGCTTCCTCTCTGTTAATATGCTGGGTAGGCTATGATTAATAGGATTAGCAGCATGATGACGTATCTCATCATCGTCCCTTTCCTTTTTTAAGCCCCTGCTTCGGTAGGGGCTTTTCCGTTTCAGCCCTATGCTGAAGCCTCTATCGTAAATTCCTTTTTCTGATGCTCAACGCGCCACGATGCCTTTAATTGCCGATTGCGGCAAGACTCGAAAACAGGATGTATGCGTTACAGAAAGGGATGAAGAGAAAACGGAGGGAAAAGGAAGAAATGACGGGCAGACTGAGCGCCTGCCCGTACAGCTGATTAGTACAACAGACGCGCGCGAATAGTACCTGGAATAGCCTTCATCGCTAACAGCGCTTTCTCGGCGACCTCTTCATCCGCTTCAATATCGATAACGACATAGCCCATTTGCGCCGATGTTTGCAGATACTGCGCGGCGATGTTGACGCCCTGCTCGGCAAAAATCTGGTTCAGGGACGTCAGCACGCCGGGACGGTTTTCGTGGATGTGCATCAGACGACGCCCGCCGTGCAGCGGCAGCGACACTTCCGGGAAGTTAACCGCAGAAAGCGTAGAGCCGTTATCGGAATACTTCGCCAGCTTACCCGCGACTTCCAGACCGATGTTCTCCTGCGCTTCCTGGGTGGAGCCCCCAATATGCGGCGTCAGAATCACGTTATCAAAGTCGCACAGCGGCGAGGTAAACGGATCGCTGTTCGTTGCCGGTTCGGTCGGGAATACGTCGATTGCCGCCCCAGCCAGATGTTTGGTCGCCAGTGCATCACACAGCGCGGGAATATCTACCACCGTGCCACGTGCGGCGTTGATCAGCAGCGAACCTGGCTTCATCAGGGCGATCTCTTTTGCGCCCATCATGTTCTTCGTTGAGGCATTTTCCGGTACGTGCAGACTGACCACGTCGCTCATGTTGAGCAGTTCGGAGAGATGCTGAACCTGGGTAGCATTACCCAGCGGCAGTTTGTTCTCAATATCGTAGAAGTAAACGTGCATCCCCAGCGATTCGGCCAGAATACCTAACTGAGTCCCGATGTGGCCGTAGCCAATAATGCCGAGTCTTTTACCACGCGCTTCAAACGAACCGGCGGCCAGTTTATTCCACACGCCACGGTGTGCTTTGGCGTTTGCTTCCGGTACGCCGCGCAGCAGCAGCAGCAGTTCGCCAATCACCAGTTCCGCTACAGAACGGGTGTTGGAGAACGGCGCGTTAAACACCGGAATACCGCGTTTGGCCGCAGCAGTCAGATCAACCTGGTTGGTGCCGATGCAGAAACAGCCGACAGCAACCAGTTTTTCCGCCGCGCTGATCACTTCTTCTGTCAGATGGGTACGGGATCGCAGGCCAATGAAGTGGGCATCACGAATGGACTCTTTCAGCTGTTCAGCATCCAGCGCCCCTTTGTGAAATTCGATGTTGGTATAACCTGCCGCCCGAAGGCTATCCAGCGCCTTTTGATGCACGCCTTCAACCAGCAGAAACTTAATCTTGTCTTTCTCCAGCGATACCTTTGCCATTTCCCGACCCTGTCTTTTTATGCAATCTGATGTTGTGTGTGTGGATTTGCATCCGCCTTTCAACATATCAAAAATAATGATTGCGGCAATATGAACGTTTGCGTCGCCCTGTTGAGGAGCGTTCATTCAGAGGCAAATGCCAGAGGAAAATGCTGGGGATAAGTTTTTCTTTGGAGAGATCAGCAGGGCAAGATTCAAAACGTGATACATGTCACCAAATTTGCCCTGTAAAAAAATTTTAACCGGGGAAGCGCTCCCCCGGTAAGATCATTTCACGATGGTTTTGACGCCGTCAGCGGTCCCGATTAACGCCACATCCGCGCCACGGTTGGCAAACAGGCCGACGGTAACCACGCCAGGAATGGCGTTAATGGCATTTTCCATCGCCACCGGATCGAGGATCTCCATGCCGTGCACATCGAGGATCACGTTGCCGTTATCGGTGACCACGCCCTGGC from Citrobacter amalonaticus Y19 includes:
- a CDS encoding YecA family protein, translated to MSIQNEMPGYSEMNQYLNQQGAGLTPAEMHGLISGMICGGNNDSSWQPLLHDLTNEGLAFGHELAQALRKMHSATSDALEDDGFLFQLYLPEGDDVSVFDRADALAGWVNHFLLGLGVTQPKLDKVAGETGEAIDDLRNIAQLGYDEDEDQEELEMSLEEIIEYVRVAALLCHDTFTRQSPTAPEVRKPTLH
- the zapA gene encoding cell division protein ZapA, coding for MSAQPVDIQIFGRSLRVNCPPEQRDALNQAADDLNQRLQDLKVRTRVTNTEQLVFIAALNISYELTQEKAKTRDYAASMEQRIRMLQQTIEQALLDQGRITEKTNQNFE
- the pepP gene encoding Xaa-Pro aminopeptidase — encoded protein: MTPQEYQRRRQALLAQMQPGSAALIFAAPEVTRSADSEYPYRQSSDFWYFTGFNEPEAVLVLIKSDDTHNHSVLFNRVRDLTAEIWFGRRLGQDAAPEKLAVDRALAFSEINQQLFQLLNGLDVVYHAQGEYAYADEVVFTALEKLRKGSRQNLKSPSTLIDWRPMVHEMRLFKSPEEIAVMRRAGEITALAHTRAMEKCRPGMFEYHLEGEIHHEFTRHGARYPSYNTIVGSGENGCILHYTENESELRDGSLVLIDAGCEYKGYAGDITRTFPVNGKFTPAQREIYDIVLESLETSLRLYRPGTSIQEVTGEVVRIMITGLVKLGILQGEVDQLIADNAHRPFFMHGLSHWLGLDVHDVGEYEQDRSRILKPGMVITVEPGLYIAPDADVPQAYRGIGIRIEDDILITENGNENLTAGVVKKADEIEALMAAART
- the ubiH gene encoding 2-octaprenyl-6-methoxyphenyl hydroxylase; this translates as MSVIIVGGGMVGATLALAISRLSQGTLPVHLIEATAPEADSHPGFDARAIALAAGTCQQLARIGVWQAIADCATAIHTVHVSDRGHAGFVTLDADDYRIPALGQVVELHDVGLRLFALLRKAPGVTLHCPDRVASVSRTQEQVNVTLETGETIAGRVLVAADGTRSALATACGVDWQQEPYEQLAVIANVSTAVAHNGRAFERFTAHGPLAMLPMSEGRCSLVWCHPLDQREEILGWSDERFCRELQTAFGWRLGKITHAGKRSAYPLSLTTAAKAFTHRTVLVGNAAQTLHPIAGQGFNLGLRDVMSLAETLTTAQATGKDIGDYAVLAHYQHRRQGDRQATVSVTDSLVHLFANRWAPLVVGRNVGLMTMELCPPARDAFAQRTLGWVAR
- the gcvT gene encoding glycine cleavage system aminomethyltransferase GcvT; this encodes MAQQTPLYEQHTLCGARMVDFHGWMMPLHYGSQLDEHHAVRTDAGMFDVSHMTIVDLRGSRTREFLRYLLANDVAKLTKTGKALYSGMLNASGGVIDDLIVYYFTEDFFRLVVNSATREKDLSWITQHAEPYAIDITVRDDLSLIAVQGPNAQAKAASLFTDEQRKAVEGMKPFFGVQTGDLFIATTGYTGEAGYEIAMPNEKAADFWRALVEAGVKPCGLGARDTLRLEAGMNLYGQEMDEGITPLAANMGWTIAWEPTDRDFIGREALEVQREKGHEQLVGLVMTEKGVLRNELPVRFTDAQGNQLEGVITSGTFSPTLGYSIALARVPAGIGETAIVQIRNREMPVKVTKPVFVRNGKAVA
- the ubiI gene encoding FAD-dependent 2-octaprenylphenol hydroxylase; the protein is MQSVDVAIVGGGMVGLAVACGLQGSGLRVAVLEQREPQPLAADADPALRVSAINAASEKLLTRLGVWSDIVARRASCYHGMEVWDKDSFGRIEFDDQSMGYSHLGHIVENAVIHYALWQKAQQSSDITLMAPAELLQVAWGENEAFLTLKDGAMLTARLVIGADGANSWLRNKADIPLTFWDYRHHALVATIRTEEAHGAVARQAFHGEGILAFLPLSDPHLCSIVWSLAPQEAERMQQASDEQFNQALNMAFDNRLGLCRVESERQVFPLTGRYARQFAAHRLALVGDAAHTIHPLAGQGVNLGFMDAAELVDELKRLHRQGKDIGQYLYLRRYERSRKHSAAMMLAGMQGFRELFAGTHPAKKLLRDMGLKLADTLPGVKPQLLRQAMGLNDLPEWLR
- the gcvP gene encoding aminomethyl-transferring glycine dehydrogenase — translated: MTQTLSQLENSGAFIERHIGPDAAQQQEMLNAVGAGSLNALIGQIVPKDIQLATPPQVGEAATEYAALAELKAIAGRNKRFTSYIGMGYTAVQLPPVILRNMLENPGWYTAYTPYQPEVSQGRLEALLNFQQVTLDLTGLDMASASLLDEATAAAEAMAMAKRVSKLKNANRFFVAADVHPQTLDVVRTRAETFGFDVIVDDAAKVLDHQDVFGVLLQQVGTTGEVHDYSALISELKSRKVIVSVAADFMALVLLTAPGKQGADIVFGSAQRFGVPMGYGGPHAAFFAAKDEFKRSMPGRIIGVSKDAAGNTALRMAMQTREQHIRREKANSNICTSQVLLANIASLYAVYHGPVGLKRIANRIHRLTDILAAGLQQKGLKLRHAHYFDTLCVEVADKAAVLARAQAAEINLRSDIHSAVGITLDETTTRENIVQLFTVLLGDSHGLNVDTLDKEVAHDSRSIQESMLRDDAILSHPVFNRYHSETEMMRYMHGLERKDLALNQAMIPLGSCTMKLNAAAEMIPITWPEFAELHPFCPPEQAEGYHQMIGQLSDWLVKLTGYDAVCMQPNSGAQGEYAGLLAIRHYHESRNEGHRDICLIPASAHGTNPASAQMAGMQVVVVACDKNGNIDLGDLRDKAGQAGENLSCIMVTYPSTHGVYEETIREVCEIVHQFGGQVYLDGANMNAQVGITSPGFIGADVSHLNLHKTFCIPHGGGGPGMGPIGVKSHLAPFVPGHSVVQIEGMLTRQGAVSAAPFGSASILPISWMYIRMMGAEGLKQASQVAILNANYIASRLKDAFPVLYTGRDGRVAHECILDIRPLKEETGISELDIAKRLIDYGFHAPTMSFPVAGTLMVEPTESESKVELDRFINAMLAIRAEIDSVKAGVWSLEDNPLVNAPHTQNELVTEWNHGYSREVAVFPAGVANKYWPTVKRLDDVYGDRNLFCSCVPMSEYQ
- the gcvH gene encoding glycine cleavage system protein GcvH, which produces MSNVPAELKYSKEHEWLRKEADGSYTVGITEHAQELLGDMVFVDLPDVGATVSAGDDCAVAESVKAASDIYAPVSGEIVAVNDALSDSPELVNSEPYAGGWIFKIKASDESELDSLLDATAYEALLEDE